From one Bacteroidota bacterium genomic stretch:
- a CDS encoding choice-of-anchor J domain-containing protein, producing the protein MKKIFYTSAFMLATFAATAQTFWTEDFGTGCNRAQLASAYTGTNGTWGSASSGANGTYANTWYISSANAGTGAGNCSSSCVTANVMNGTLHVSNVNITIPSFVNVGADTGASYFSGGFCSFGYCANTDMRAESPLINCTGKTNISLSFVYLENGDLANDDASLQFSADGGVTWSTIDPLAKTTGCAAGQWTAFTITLPATANNNANVKIGFHWVNNDDGAGSDPSFSVDDITLTNNPSGISPIDPNRINVFVNDHNEIVIESNGINYKMIAITDMMGRNLQYTLVNNRITLTDAPEGVYVVSIDLNGEHIVKKVLMH; encoded by the coding sequence ATGAAAAAGATCTTTTACACTTCTGCATTTATGCTCGCAACTTTTGCGGCAACAGCGCAAACTTTCTGGACCGAAGATTTCGGTACGGGTTGTAATAGAGCACAACTCGCTTCCGCCTACACCGGCACAAATGGAACCTGGGGATCGGCAAGCAGTGGCGCCAATGGAACCTATGCAAATACCTGGTACATCAGTTCTGCCAATGCCGGAACGGGCGCAGGAAATTGTTCTTCGAGTTGCGTTACTGCGAATGTGATGAACGGAACACTGCATGTAAGCAATGTGAATATTACCATTCCTTCTTTTGTGAATGTAGGCGCTGATACCGGCGCGAGTTATTTTTCCGGCGGGTTCTGCAGTTTCGGTTATTGTGCCAATACCGATATGCGTGCCGAATCGCCGCTGATCAATTGTACAGGGAAAACAAATATTTCTCTTTCATTTGTTTATCTTGAGAATGGCGATTTGGCAAATGATGATGCATCACTTCAATTTTCTGCCGACGGCGGAGTAACCTGGTCAACGATCGATCCGCTGGCGAAAACCACGGGTTGTGCTGCAGGACAATGGACAGCATTCACCATCACACTTCCTGCAACGGCGAATAATAATGCGAATGTGAAGATCGGTTTTCACTGGGTGAATAATGACGATGGCGCTGGAAGCGATCCTTCTTTTTCTGTAGATGATATTACGCTCACCAATAATCCGAGCGGCATTTCGCCGATCGATCCGAACAGGATCAATGTATTTGTGAATGATCATAATGAAATTGTGATCGAGAGCAACGGCATCAATTATAAAATGATCGCGATCACCGATATGATGGGAAGAAATTTACAATACACGCTGGTGAATAACCGCATCACGCTTACGGATGCGCCCGAGGGCGTGTACGTGGTGAGCATTGACCTGAACGGAGAACACATTGTGAAAAAAGTGCTGATGCACTGA
- a CDS encoding tetratricopeptide repeat protein, with protein sequence MSRKEQLEELLKEDPRDPFLHYGVALEYAKEGKLKEAIVRLEKLIAENENYLGAYYQLGQFYEKENETEKAKNIYSRGIALAKKQGNRKTEGEMRSALEMLE encoded by the coding sequence ATGTCACGCAAAGAACAACTCGAAGAATTATTGAAAGAGGATCCGCGTGATCCTTTTTTACATTATGGCGTTGCTCTCGAATATGCAAAGGAAGGAAAATTGAAAGAAGCCATCGTGCGGCTGGAAAAACTCATTGCTGAAAATGAAAATTACCTCGGCGCTTATTACCAGCTCGGGCAGTTTTATGAAAAAGAAAATGAAACGGAGAAAGCAAAAAATATTTATTCGCGCGGAATTGCATTAGCTAAAAAGCAGGGAAATAGAAAAACAGAAGGAGAAATGCGGAGTGCGTTGGAAATGCTGGAGTGA
- a CDS encoding peptidylprolyl isomerase codes for MLKRLYIPFLALISIPFFTSFFAADKRSKVLIHTDLGDIKIVLYDETPKHRDNFLKLVQNHTLDSTLFHRVMQQFMIQGGDVDSKHATPGTALGNGDLGYTIPAEFNPALFHKRGALAGARQGDNVNPNKESSSCQFYIVQGKTFTDSMLDIAQKQLDGGVKQAIFSKLINDPANAALRNSFVRAQMRMQQKGMPDSLNYFSTMVEPKIDSIFQLTPHRTITKEQREVYKTQGGAPHLDGGYTVFGEVIDGMDVVDKIAAMPVDQNARPLTDIHCTFKIIK; via the coding sequence ATGCTCAAGCGCCTATACATTCCATTTCTCGCCTTGATTTCCATTCCTTTTTTCACTTCCTTCTTCGCTGCCGACAAGCGTTCTAAGGTATTGATCCATACGGATTTGGGCGATATAAAAATTGTGCTATACGATGAAACTCCAAAGCACCGTGACAACTTCCTGAAACTCGTGCAAAATCATACACTCGACAGCACATTATTTCATCGCGTCATGCAGCAATTCATGATACAGGGTGGCGATGTTGATTCGAAACATGCAACACCCGGAACTGCGCTGGGTAATGGTGATCTCGGTTATACTATTCCCGCAGAATTTAATCCTGCACTTTTTCACAAGCGCGGCGCTCTCGCTGGCGCACGGCAAGGTGATAATGTGAATCCGAATAAAGAATCATCGAGTTGCCAATTCTACATTGTACAGGGAAAAACTTTTACAGATAGCATGCTCGACATTGCGCAGAAACAACTCGACGGCGGAGTGAAGCAGGCCATTTTTTCCAAACTCATCAATGATCCTGCAAATGCTGCATTGAGAAATTCTTTTGTTCGCGCACAAATGAGAATGCAGCAAAAAGGAATGCCCGACAGCCTGAATTATTTTTCTACAATGGTTGAACCGAAGATCGATTCCATTTTCCAACTCACTCCACACCGCACCATCACCAAAGAACAACGCGAAGTTTACAAAACGCAGGGCGGCGCTCCGCATCTTGACGGAGGATACACGGTGTTCGGTGAAGTGATCGATGGAATGGATGTGGTAGATAAAATTGCAGCAATGCCCGTCGATCAGAATGCACGCCCGCTTACCGACATTCACTGCACATTCAAGATCATCAAATAA
- the pheS gene encoding phenylalanine--tRNA ligase subunit alpha, whose protein sequence is MRERITQLFEAVENFNATSPDAAEQFRLKFLSRKGEIAVLFDEFKTVSPEIKKEVGQLLNQLKNTAQEKFDAFKNISTNGQAGKSSVADSTLPVSSFKGNRHPLNIIRKEILSIFGRIGFTVADGPEIEDDWHNFSALNFPEEHPARDMQDTFFIDKEIALRTHTSSVQVRVLEKTPPPVRIVMPGRVYRNEAVSARAHCFFHQVEGLFVDKNVSFADMKQTLLYFSREMFGEKTEIRLRPSYFPFTEPSAEMDISCTICGGKGCAVCKHSGWVEILGCGMVDPAVLKNCKIDPEVYSGFAFGMGIERITMLKYGVNDLRLFSENDVRFLNQFGGAL, encoded by the coding sequence ATGAGAGAACGGATCACGCAATTATTCGAAGCAGTAGAAAATTTCAACGCAACATCTCCTGATGCAGCCGAACAGTTTCGTTTGAAATTTCTCAGCCGCAAAGGAGAGATCGCTGTGTTGTTCGATGAATTCAAAACCGTTTCGCCGGAAATAAAAAAAGAAGTCGGCCAGCTTTTGAATCAACTGAAAAATACCGCGCAGGAAAAATTCGACGCTTTCAAAAATATTTCAACGAACGGCCAGGCAGGAAAAAGTTCAGTTGCAGATTCCACGCTTCCGGTTTCTTCCTTCAAAGGAAATCGTCACCCGCTGAATATTATCCGCAAGGAAATTCTTTCCATTTTCGGGCGCATCGGGTTTACCGTTGCCGACGGGCCGGAGATCGAAGACGACTGGCATAATTTTTCTGCGTTGAATTTTCCAGAAGAACATCCTGCGCGCGATATGCAGGACACGTTTTTCATTGACAAAGAAATTGCTTTGCGCACTCACACATCGAGCGTGCAGGTGCGCGTACTCGAGAAAACGCCGCCGCCTGTACGCATCGTGATGCCCGGGCGCGTGTACAGGAATGAAGCAGTTTCGGCGCGGGCACATTGCTTTTTTCATCAGGTGGAAGGATTATTTGTAGATAAAAATGTTTCGTTTGCCGACATGAAACAAACGCTGCTTTATTTCTCGAGGGAAATGTTCGGCGAAAAAACGGAGATCCGTTTGCGCCCTTCTTATTTCCCATTCACAGAACCGAGCGCGGAGATGGATATTTCCTGCACGATCTGCGGAGGAAAAGGTTGTGCGGTATGCAAACATTCGGGCTGGGTTGAAATTCTCGGATGCGGAATGGTGGACCCTGCTGTATTGAAAAATTGTAAAATAGATCCCGAGGTTTACAGCGGCTTCGCTTTCGGAATGGGAATTGAACGCATTACCATGTTGAAGTATGGTGTGAATGATCTGCGTTTGTTTTCGGAAAATGATGTGCGTTTTCTGAATCAATTCGGAGGGGCGTTATGA
- the pyk gene encoding pyruvate kinase, whose translation MTHKISPAARVQYNRTKIVATLGPASSSPEVLEEMAKAGADIFRINFSHGDYAIVDEQVKHIREINRKLGIHVSLLGDLQGPKLRIGEVENNSVELIEGNELIFTTEKMIGNAGKVFMTYRQFPKDVQPGETVLIDDGKLVLEVISTNQKDEVKAVVRHGGILSSKKGVNLPNTKISLPCLTEKDLKDLDFALRLEFDWIGLSFVRNGADIIELKHLILNFQPRAHAKVIAKIEKPEAILDIENIIREADAVMVARGDLGVEVPMQRVPVLQKMIVKRCLLSSKPVIIATQMMESMITNISPTRAEVNDVANSVMDGADAVMLSGETSVGKHPAKVIEAMTKIITQVEEEHNLYYAKRTPFFSHDERFLSDNICFAATQLSKQVDASAIIMMTHSGYTALRVSSYRPKANIFVFTDNYSILTQLSLVWGVRGFYYDKNISTDHTIADIKFILKRDGYIVTGDHIINLASIPITEKGKTNMIKLSTVE comes from the coding sequence ATGACACACAAAATTTCCCCTGCTGCGCGCGTACAGTACAACCGCACAAAGATTGTCGCCACACTCGGGCCGGCTTCTTCTTCGCCTGAAGTGCTTGAAGAAATGGCAAAAGCCGGTGCAGATATTTTCCGCATTAATTTTTCTCATGGCGATTATGCCATAGTGGACGAGCAGGTGAAACACATTCGCGAGATCAACCGCAAACTCGGAATTCACGTTTCTCTTCTCGGCGATTTGCAGGGACCGAAACTGCGCATCGGCGAAGTGGAAAATAATTCTGTCGAGCTTATCGAGGGGAATGAACTCATTTTCACGACTGAAAAAATGATTGGTAATGCAGGAAAAGTTTTCATGACCTACCGGCAATTTCCGAAAGATGTCCAACCCGGAGAAACCGTTCTCATTGACGATGGAAAATTAGTGCTCGAAGTAATCTCTACGAATCAGAAAGATGAAGTGAAAGCGGTGGTGCGTCATGGCGGAATTCTTTCCTCGAAAAAAGGAGTCAACCTTCCGAATACAAAAATTTCATTGCCCTGCCTCACGGAAAAAGATCTGAAAGATCTCGATTTTGCATTGCGTTTGGAATTTGACTGGATCGGGCTTTCATTCGTGAGAAACGGCGCCGACATTATAGAACTAAAACATCTCATCCTGAATTTCCAGCCACGCGCACATGCGAAAGTCATTGCTAAAATTGAAAAACCGGAAGCCATTCTCGACATTGAAAATATTATCCGCGAAGCCGATGCAGTGATGGTAGCGCGCGGAGATCTCGGCGTGGAAGTTCCGATGCAGCGTGTTCCGGTTCTGCAGAAAATGATTGTGAAGAGATGTTTGCTTTCTTCTAAGCCCGTGATCATCGCTACGCAAATGATGGAAAGCATGATCACGAATATTTCTCCCACGCGCGCAGAAGTGAACGACGTTGCAAATTCGGTGATGGACGGTGCCGATGCAGTTATGCTTAGTGGTGAAACTTCTGTTGGAAAACATCCGGCGAAAGTGATCGAAGCCATGACCAAGATCATCACGCAGGTGGAAGAAGAGCACAATCTGTATTATGCAAAACGAACGCCGTTTTTTTCGCACGACGAACGTTTTCTCTCCGACAACATCTGTTTTGCTGCAACACAACTTTCGAAACAAGTGGATGCATCGGCCATCATCATGATGACGCATTCGGGTTACACAGCTCTGCGTGTTTCGAGTTATCGTCCGAAAGCGAATATTTTTGTTTTCACCGACAACTACAGTATTCTCACGCAACTCTCGCTCGTGTGGGGCGTGCGCGGATTTTATTATGATAAAAATATTTCTACCGATCACACCATCGCCGATATCAAATTCATTCTGAAAAGAGATGGTTACATAGTCACCGGCGATCACATTATCAACCTCGCAAGCATTCCCATCACCGAAAAAGGGAAAACAAATATGATCAAACTGAGTACGGTGGAATAA
- a CDS encoding SdpI family protein: protein METKFSLKREWMLWLVILSPLILILAKWNAFPERVPTHWNASGEVDDYGNKWSLLLLPGVNLGVYALLLVLPKIDPRKKNYDLFSGAYFLIRVSLAVLFCIIAFVTCLVSLKVKLDVGLIVQLCLIGLMLIMGNQFGRIRTNFFVGFRTPWTLSNEEVWVRTHRLAGKLWVIGGLLMIPGLFFLPQKFQLYSFFPIIILVAIIPIVYSWKIYRDITNKQQSVK from the coding sequence ATGGAAACAAAATTTTCTTTAAAACGCGAATGGATGTTGTGGCTGGTCATTCTCTCACCACTGATCCTCATTCTTGCAAAATGGAATGCCTTTCCTGAAAGAGTGCCCACACACTGGAATGCCTCCGGAGAAGTGGATGACTATGGAAACAAGTGGTCGCTCTTACTGCTTCCGGGAGTGAACCTCGGAGTTTATGCGCTGCTGCTTGTTCTTCCGAAAATAGATCCGCGCAAAAAAAATTACGACCTCTTCTCCGGCGCGTATTTTCTCATTCGTGTTTCACTTGCAGTATTGTTCTGCATTATAGCATTCGTCACGTGTCTCGTTTCGCTGAAAGTAAAATTAGATGTTGGACTCATTGTGCAGTTGTGCCTGATCGGATTGATGCTGATCATGGGAAACCAGTTCGGAAGGATACGCACAAATTTCTTCGTCGGCTTCCGCACACCCTGGACGCTCAGCAATGAAGAAGTGTGGGTGCGAACACATCGCTTAGCAGGAAAACTCTGGGTGATAGGCGGACTGCTCATGATACCCGGATTATTTTTTCTTCCCCAGAAATTTCAGCTCTATAGTTTTTTCCCCATTATCATTCTCGTGGCTATCATTCCCATTGTGTATTCCTGGAAAATTTACAGGGACATTACGAACAAACAGCAAAGTGTCAAATAA
- a CDS encoding CvpA family protein, whose protein sequence is MNFIDIIIIIPILWGFWRGYTKGAIMAAATLVAFFLGVWGGIHLSDGISFLIKKWTGSSSPYIPLISFAFIFVAILFAVYAVAKMVDRFFEKSVLGFFNKLLGGLIGCFKFLFILSVLFFVIDSLEKRIEILPPKMKNGSLLYHPVARVAPAIIPGLKNTDLGKMLEHTDSINVSLKLPPVKDSLKK, encoded by the coding sequence ATGAATTTCATTGACATCATTATTATCATTCCGATTCTCTGGGGATTCTGGCGCGGCTACACGAAAGGTGCGATCATGGCCGCGGCTACACTCGTAGCTTTTTTTCTTGGCGTATGGGGAGGCATTCATCTTTCCGATGGAATTTCTTTTCTCATAAAAAAATGGACGGGATCTTCGTCACCTTACATTCCGCTAATTTCATTTGCATTTATTTTCGTGGCCATACTTTTCGCAGTGTATGCTGTTGCGAAAATGGTGGATCGTTTTTTCGAAAAGTCGGTGCTCGGATTTTTCAATAAACTTCTCGGAGGGCTCATCGGATGTTTTAAATTTCTTTTTATTCTCAGCGTATTATTTTTTGTTATTGATAGTCTTGAAAAAAGAATCGAGATCCTTCCACCAAAAATGAAGAATGGATCATTGCTCTATCATCCGGTTGCACGCGTTGCGCCGGCAATTATTCCAGGATTAAAGAATACGGATCTCGGGAAAATGCTGGAACACACCGACAGCATCAATGTGAGTTTGAAATTACCGCCGGTAAAAGACAGTTTGAAAAAATAG
- a CDS encoding T9SS type A sorting domain-containing protein, which yields MKKYLLIAGIVFFSKTVFSQCYSVSQINYAPDSFNLGTQITIADDQWSSVISLPFFFCFMGAQDSAVVMGSNGILSFNISLANQYCQWPIGAAVPNPADPENCIFFPWQDLYLDSTQHFYYNTYGTSPNRRFVASIYRAPMYASTGLKFTGEVILYETTNIIEIQIQHKSLFTGWNGGMAIEGIQNSTGTTGLVVPGRNYPTQWTANNDAWRFTPTCNVCSGVGINALTDEFHFNIYPSPASSEIHIDYSGNARSFSCEISDQLGRVIKKDLMSADNERVISLEGIASGIYLIRIIGEKGEILETKKQIIE from the coding sequence ATGAAAAAATATTTACTCATTGCCGGAATTGTATTTTTTTCGAAAACAGTTTTTTCTCAATGCTATTCCGTTTCGCAGATCAATTATGCGCCAGACTCATTCAACCTCGGAACGCAAATAACTATTGCTGATGATCAATGGTCTTCCGTCATTTCACTGCCGTTCTTTTTTTGTTTTATGGGCGCACAGGATTCTGCAGTGGTCATGGGATCGAATGGAATTCTTTCATTCAACATTTCTTTAGCCAATCAATATTGCCAATGGCCTATTGGCGCCGCGGTTCCTAATCCGGCTGATCCGGAGAACTGTATTTTTTTCCCGTGGCAGGATCTTTATCTCGATTCTACGCAGCATTTTTATTACAACACGTATGGCACCTCACCCAATCGCAGATTCGTTGCGTCTATTTATCGCGCGCCTATGTATGCCAGCACAGGATTAAAATTCACCGGAGAAGTGATCCTGTATGAAACAACGAACATTATAGAAATACAGATTCAGCATAAATCATTGTTTACGGGGTGGAATGGCGGAATGGCTATCGAGGGAATTCAAAATTCAACCGGTACCACCGGACTTGTTGTTCCGGGAAGAAATTATCCAACGCAATGGACAGCGAATAATGATGCCTGGAGATTTACGCCCACTTGCAACGTATGCTCTGGTGTGGGAATAAATGCACTCACTGATGAGTTTCACTTCAATATTTATCCGTCACCCGCGTCCTCTGAAATTCATATTGATTATTCCGGTAATGCAAGATCGTTCTCCTGCGAAATCTCCGATCAGCTCGGGCGAGTGATAAAGAAAGATTTAATGTCTGCGGATAATGAGCGGGTTATTTCCCTCGAAGGAATTGCTTCGGGAATTTATTTGATCCGCATCATTGGAGAAAAGGGAGAAATTCTTGAAACGAAAAAACAGATTATAGAATGA
- a CDS encoding IPExxxVDY family protein codes for MPKFRLDIEYEYDFFLLGISCHEKAYRLCWAINRALEINLEQIEPMSIELKKNQSPVLFTVFREEDPENDIALTLIVNKNGNQVLIPEQDQADYFFIVRGPFTANDHSRMLREIKNIPFVLMSFPIDPETLRSRQNLVF; via the coding sequence ATGCCGAAGTTCCGTCTCGATATAGAATATGAATACGATTTTTTTCTGCTGGGAATTTCCTGCCACGAAAAAGCATATCGTTTATGCTGGGCCATTAACCGTGCGCTGGAAATAAATCTTGAACAGATAGAGCCCATGTCCATAGAACTGAAAAAAAATCAGTCGCCGGTTCTCTTCACCGTTTTCCGGGAGGAAGATCCGGAAAATGACATTGCGCTCACACTTATTGTGAATAAGAACGGAAACCAGGTACTCATTCCTGAACAGGATCAGGCCGATTATTTTTTCATTGTGCGCGGGCCTTTTACTGCTAATGATCACTCGCGTATGCTGCGCGAAATAAAAAATATTCCTTTCGTCCTCATGTCGTTTCCCATTGATCCCGAAACATTGCGCTCCCGACAAAATCTTGTTTTCTGA
- a CDS encoding WG repeat-containing protein, producing the protein MSRYSFLFFILPVLFVQFNCTQGYAALKKNTSPFDSLFEAHTNGKWGWIDRKGNTAIPFIFDSILWHGWNAHNRTVIFHGKTGVIDSSGKFILQPLYDEVWEGSGDSIFSARIGRKFGLVTGNGKILIPFKYEHLYNSHAPGDSIYEMEIKNRVGLITKTGKEIIPPRFDRFGSFWNCGTNYYGVGFDWGIVHLDGTYERPIYNTEIKVQEALPACRPDTFFGDLHNGLRLVQVNVIGKTGFMRSGNSWVIPPEYDDAKDFSEGLAAVTADGKKWFYIDTTGKKVFGNYRDASSFKDSVAIVDNDSLIDKKGNIIAVSKFYIQEYEPEYKCFQVDAEDDDFSVGKWGLMDLHGKMIVDPYFYHEFDSPSDGMIAVCERVDDTMGTSQHGHVWGFVNMQGREVIPCIYPDNYDYHFSCELAAVPKDYKWIFIDKSGKQAIPFQYDYAANFVNGLARVYVNKKMEYIDTKGKVVWKEDSVGSNQ; encoded by the coding sequence ATGAGCCGCTATAGTTTTCTTTTTTTTATTCTGCCGGTTCTTTTTGTTCAATTCAATTGTACGCAGGGTTATGCTGCACTGAAAAAAAACACATCGCCATTCGATTCACTTTTCGAAGCACATACAAACGGAAAATGGGGATGGATCGATCGTAAAGGAAACACCGCCATTCCTTTTATTTTCGATAGCATTCTCTGGCACGGATGGAATGCCCACAACCGCACTGTAATTTTTCATGGAAAGACGGGCGTGATCGATTCGTCAGGAAAATTTATTCTTCAGCCGCTATATGATGAAGTGTGGGAAGGTTCAGGCGATTCGATTTTCAGTGCGAGGATCGGGAGAAAATTCGGACTCGTTACGGGGAATGGAAAAATCCTCATCCCATTTAAATATGAGCACCTTTATAATTCGCATGCGCCGGGAGATTCGATTTACGAAATGGAAATAAAAAACCGGGTCGGGCTCATTACAAAAACCGGGAAAGAAATTATTCCGCCGCGCTTCGATCGTTTTGGTTCGTTCTGGAACTGCGGAACAAATTATTATGGCGTTGGTTTCGATTGGGGAATTGTTCACCTCGATGGAACATATGAGCGGCCGATTTACAATACCGAGATAAAAGTTCAGGAAGCGCTTCCGGCTTGCAGGCCCGATACATTTTTCGGCGATCTTCACAACGGACTGAGATTGGTGCAGGTGAACGTCATTGGAAAAACCGGTTTTATGCGTTCCGGTAATTCATGGGTTATTCCGCCGGAGTATGATGATGCAAAAGATTTTTCCGAAGGACTCGCCGCAGTCACTGCTGACGGAAAAAAATGGTTTTACATTGACACGACCGGGAAAAAAGTTTTTGGTAATTACCGGGATGCTTCTTCTTTCAAAGATAGTGTTGCTATCGTGGACAATGATTCGCTTATTGATAAGAAAGGGAATATTATTGCTGTGAGTAAATTCTATATTCAGGAATATGAACCGGAATACAAATGTTTTCAAGTCGATGCAGAGGATGATGATTTTTCTGTTGGTAAATGGGGGCTGATGGACCTGCACGGGAAAATGATCGTCGATCCGTATTTTTATCATGAATTTGATTCTCCTTCCGATGGAATGATCGCGGTTTGCGAGCGCGTGGATGATACGATGGGTACGAGCCAGCACGGGCATGTGTGGGGGTTTGTGAATATGCAGGGGCGGGAAGTCATTCCCTGCATTTATCCTGACAATTATGATTATCATTTTTCCTGTGAGCTGGCGGCCGTTCCGAAAGATTATAAATGGATCTTCATTGATAAAAGCGGGAAGCAGGCCATTCCGTTTCAATATGACTATGCAGCAAATTTTGTGAATGGACTGGCGCGTGTGTATGTGAATAAAAAAATGGAATACATCGATACGAAAGGAAAAGTTGTTTGGAAAGAAGATTCGGTTGGCAGTAACCAGTAG
- a CDS encoding winged helix-turn-helix transcriptional regulator produces MNILFKALDDPTRREILEMLRKKDRTAGDIADAFTISKPSISHHLDLLRQANLVISIREGQFVRYSLNTTVFDEMLSWVMGFTDKKKKNKKNK; encoded by the coding sequence ATGAACATTTTATTCAAGGCGCTTGACGATCCAACAAGAAGAGAAATATTGGAAATGCTACGCAAGAAAGACAGGACAGCTGGCGATATTGCCGATGCATTCACGATCAGCAAACCGAGTATTTCACATCACCTCGACCTGTTGCGGCAGGCGAATCTTGTGATCTCGATCAGGGAGGGGCAATTCGTCCGGTATTCGCTCAATACTACGGTCTTCGACGAAATGCTTTCCTGGGTAATGGGATTCACCGATAAAAAAAAGAAAAACAAAAAAAATAAATAA
- a CDS encoding phosphoglycerate kinase, with translation MKTVNDFNFAGKKALIRVDFNVPLNEHFTITDDTRMRAAVPTIKKILADGGSCILMSHLGRPKEGPSEKYSLKHLVKHLAELTGVKNIQFVNDCIGENANKAAAELKNGEILLLENLRFYKQEEKGDVSFAKELAALGDIYVNDAFGTAHRAHASTAVIARFFPDKKCFGFVMSGEIESVNKVLNGSSRPFTAIMGGAKVSDKILILEQLLKKADNIIIGGGMAFTFVKALGGKIGKSLVEEDRIPNAIKILNDAKKLGVNIYIPVDAVCADSFSNDANRKTCDVKNIPDEWMGLDIGAETEKIYSGVIRNSKTILWNGPMGVFEMENFAHGTKVTADAIVAATSNGSYSLIGGGDSVAAINKYNLTEKVSYVSTGGGALLEYIEAGTLPGVEAVNA, from the coding sequence ATGAAAACTGTGAATGATTTTAATTTCGCTGGCAAAAAAGCGCTGATCCGCGTGGACTTCAATGTTCCGCTCAATGAGCATTTCACTATCACCGACGATACGCGTATGCGCGCGGCTGTGCCCACGATAAAAAAAATACTTGCTGATGGCGGTTCCTGTATTTTAATGTCGCATCTCGGCCGGCCGAAAGAAGGCCCTTCTGAAAAATATTCGCTGAAGCATTTAGTGAAACATCTCGCAGAACTTACCGGCGTGAAGAATATTCAATTCGTAAATGACTGCATTGGTGAAAATGCAAATAAAGCGGCGGCTGAATTGAAGAACGGTGAAATTCTCCTGCTGGAAAATCTCCGCTTTTACAAACAGGAAGAAAAGGGCGACGTTAGTTTCGCAAAAGAACTCGCCGCACTCGGAGATATTTATGTGAATGATGCGTTCGGCACTGCGCACCGCGCGCACGCAAGCACGGCCGTGATCGCCCGATTTTTTCCAGATAAAAAATGTTTTGGATTTGTTATGTCGGGAGAAATTGAAAGCGTGAATAAAGTGCTGAATGGTTCTTCCCGGCCATTCACTGCCATTATGGGTGGGGCAAAAGTTTCCGATAAAATTCTCATTCTCGAACAACTCCTGAAAAAAGCCGACAACATCATCATCGGTGGCGGAATGGCTTTCACATTTGTAAAAGCACTCGGTGGTAAGATCGGGAAATCGCTGGTGGAAGAAGATCGCATTCCGAATGCGATAAAGATCCTCAACGATGCAAAAAAACTCGGAGTGAATATTTACATTCCTGTCGATGCGGTGTGTGCCGATAGTTTTTCCAACGATGCAAACCGGAAAACCTGCGATGTAAAAAATATTCCTGACGAATGGATGGGGCTCGACATCGGTGCAGAAACAGAAAAGATTTATTCCGGCGTGATCAGGAATTCAAAAACAATTCTCTGGAACGGGCCAATGGGCGTTTTCGAAATGGAGAATTTTGCACACGGAACCAAAGTTACTGCCGATGCGATCGTCGCTGCAACTTCAAACGGATCCTATTCACTCATCGGTGGCGGCGATTCTGTTGCGGCGATCAATAAATACAATCTCACAGAAAAAGTAAGTTATGTTTCTACCGGTGGCGGCGCACTTCTTGAGTATATTGAAGCCGGAACGCTGCCGGGTGTGGAAGCGGTGAATGCCTGA